A window of Zingiber officinale cultivar Zhangliang chromosome 5A, Zo_v1.1, whole genome shotgun sequence contains these coding sequences:
- the LOC121980270 gene encoding cytochrome P450 703A2-like — protein sequence MEMVNIGDIPFSTPLVLILIMSILLLWAAEKRLRVSRHPPGPTRWPIVGNLMQIGILPHKDMAHFCSSYGPLVYLRLGTVDAITTDDPTVVREILVRQDDLFASRPKLVCALQLSYGGRGIVFAPIGPQWKRLRRTCVEHLLTARRFESFSENRALEALQLMRDVREKACKGEIIEVNQVLGAFTMNNVTRMLLGRRNLGTDPAEAAELLSLTNQLFCLLGSFYPSDYLPLWRWLVDFFVGTEKKIREISRRLDGFLQRIIDEHRQAIEAKNQTDGGLGENRDFVDVLLSLQMDVREMKAIMLDIFAGGTDTSAVAIEWAMAEAIKNPKVLERAREELDRVVGRDRMVRESDLGDLNYLRCIVRETFRMHPPVPLLVPHESTQATELMGYDIPAKTRVFINAHALGRNKRVWGDEADEFQPEKHLPAADGEKVEVLRKGELEILPFGAGKRRCPGVTGGMTLVLLALANLFHGFDWEALEEIDMEEAFGLVLRKAKPLRAMARPRLAPALFQ from the coding sequence ATGGAGATGGTTAATATAGGAGACATTCCATTCTCAACTCCTCTTGTTCTAATTCTCATAATGTCCATCCTTCTGCTCTGGGCTGCTGAGAAGAGGCTCCGTGTGTCCAGGCATCCACCAGGCCCTACAAGGTGGCCAATCGTCGGTAACCTGATGCAGATCGGCATTCTCCCCCACAAGGACATGGCTCACTTCTGCTCCTCCTACGGCCCGCTTGTCTATCTCCGCCTCGGCACCGTCGACGCCATAACCACCGACGACCCGACCGTCGTCCGCGAGATCCTCGTCCGGCAGGACGACCTATTCGCATCCCGCCCGAAGTTGGTGTGCGCCCTCCAGTTGAGCTATGGAGGTAGGGGCATCGTCTTCGCTCCGATTGGCCCGCAATGGAAACGACTGCGCCGGACCTGCGTGGAGCACCTCCTCACCGCCAGGCGCTTCGAGTCTTTTTCCGAGAACAGGGCGCTGGAGGCGCTCCAACTCATGCGCGATGTGCGAGAGAAGGCGTGCAAAGGCGAAATAATCGAAGTGAACCAGGTGCTCGGCGCCTTCACGATGAACAACGTGACGAGGATGCTCCTGGGGAGGCGGAACTTAGGGACCGACCCAGCCGAGGCGGCTGAGCTGTTGAGCCTCACGAACCAACTGTTTTGTCTTCTGGGGTCGTTCTATCCCAGCGACTACCTGCCTTTGTGGAGGTGGCTCGTCGACTTTTTCGTCGGGACGGAGAAGAAGATTAGGGAGATTTCCCGGAGGCTGGATGGGTTCCTGCAGAGGATTATCGACGAACACCGGCAAGCCATTGAAGCAAAGAATCAAACAGATGGTGGGCTTGGCGAGAACAGGGACTTCGTTGATGTGCTGCTTTCATTGCAGATGGATGTTAGGGAGATGAAAGCCATAATGCTAGATATATTCGCGGGGGGGACTGATACTTCTGCGGTGGCGATCGAGTGGGCGATGGCGGAGGCGATCAAGAACCCAAAGGTGCTGGAGCGGGCACGGGAAGAACTGGACAGAGTGGTCGGACGGGATCGTATGGTCCGAGAGTCCGACTTGGGAGATCTGAATTACCTCCGGTGCATAGTCCGGGAGACCTTCCGGATGCACCCTCCGGTGCCGCTTCTGGTTCCCCACGAGTCAACGCAGGCCACCGAACTCATGGGGTACGACATCCCGGCGAAGACGCGGGTGTTCATCAATGCGCACGCATTGGGGAGGAACAAACGCGTGTGGGGCGACGAGGCAGACGAATTTCAGCCTGAAAAGCACCTCCCAGCTGCTGACGGGGAGAAGGTCGAGGTTCTCCGCAAGGGTGAGCTCGAGATCTTACCCTTCGGCGCGGGGAAGAGGAGGTGCCCCGGCGTGACGGGGGGAATGACGTTGGTGTTGTTGGCCCTCGCGAATCTCTTCCATGGCTTCGACTGGGAGGCGCTGGAAGAGATCGACATGGAAGAGGCGTTCGGCTTGGTCCTGCGCAAAGCGAAGCCGCTGCGGGCCATGGCGCGACCACGTTTGGCTCCTGCCCTGTTTCAGTGA